One window of Nostoc sp. C052 genomic DNA carries:
- a CDS encoding Spx/MgsR family RNA polymerase-binding regulatory protein: MSLEVYGIPNCGTCKKALTWLQANSIDYEFINTKDTPPTREQIQNWVKSLGSAAMRNTSGQSYRALGEQKKIWTDRQWIDAFALDAMLLKRPLFVKDGTAVLVGFRDETVVKEKLEL; the protein is encoded by the coding sequence ATGTCCCTTGAAGTCTACGGCATCCCCAACTGTGGCACTTGCAAAAAAGCTCTGACGTGGCTCCAAGCTAACAGTATTGACTATGAGTTCATTAACACCAAAGATACTCCACCGACCCGTGAGCAGATCCAAAACTGGGTAAAGTCTCTGGGTTCCGCTGCCATGCGAAATACCTCCGGTCAATCCTACCGCGCTTTAGGAGAACAAAAAAAGATTTGGACTGATCGACAGTGGATTGATGCATTCGCTCTTGATGCAATGCTGCTCAAGCGTCCGCTTTTTGTGAAAGATGGAACAGCTGTGCTGGTTGGCTTTAGAGATGAGACAGTAGTTAAAGAAAAATTAGAGCTTTAA
- a CDS encoding pentapeptide repeat-containing protein, whose product MKLQLLAAMALATPLFFASSVRAENPQDLQKLLSTGECVKCDLSGANLNGAHLIGADLRGSKLQGASLVGANLEGADLTGANLAGANLTSAYVTNVNLKQVNLNGVNFTRATIHDSNVYQASMNDLNLTDAEVFNTGIGIGGEDAEIPDWK is encoded by the coding sequence ATGAAACTCCAGCTATTAGCGGCCATGGCCTTAGCAACTCCCCTATTTTTCGCTAGCTCGGTTAGAGCCGAGAATCCACAGGATTTACAAAAGCTGCTTTCAACTGGGGAATGTGTTAAGTGCGATCTATCGGGAGCTAACCTCAATGGCGCTCATTTAATTGGTGCTGACTTGAGAGGCTCGAAACTCCAAGGAGCAAGCCTTGTAGGAGCTAATCTCGAAGGTGCTGACTTAACTGGTGCAAACTTGGCAGGTGCTAACCTAACATCTGCTTATGTAACCAATGTGAATTTGAAGCAAGTCAATCTCAACGGAGTAAATTTTACTCGCGCTACAATTCACGATTCTAATGTGTATCAAGCATCAATGAACGATCTCAACCTGACCGATGCAGAAGTATTTAACACTGGAATCGGGATTGGTGGAGAAGATGCCGAGATTCCCGATTGGAAATAG
- a CDS encoding alpha/beta fold hydrolase, producing the protein MSVIETTWKHEYITTNGVKLHYVTQGEGPLMLMLHGFPEFWYSWRHQIPEFAQDFKVVAIDLRGYNDSDKPTEQSAYVMDEFIKDVAGVIKALGYQKCVLAGHDWGGAIAWAFAYAHPEMVERLIILNLPHPAKFAQGLRTLPQLQRSYYIFLFQLPLLPEIFLQSSDYQAIETIFKGTAVNKSAFTKANIDAYKDAAAKRGALTAMLNYYRNIFQQRMLNPNWGVLEVPTLMIWGENDTALGKELTYNTAAYVRDFQIKYIPNCGHWVQQEQPELVNQYMREFLRN; encoded by the coding sequence ATGTCTGTAATCGAAACAACTTGGAAACACGAATATATAACTACTAATGGGGTGAAACTACACTACGTTACCCAAGGTGAAGGCCCCTTAATGTTGATGTTGCATGGGTTTCCTGAATTTTGGTACTCTTGGCGGCATCAAATACCCGAATTTGCTCAAGATTTTAAAGTCGTCGCCATTGATTTGCGTGGCTATAACGATAGTGATAAACCAACAGAGCAATCAGCTTATGTAATGGATGAATTTATCAAAGATGTTGCAGGAGTAATTAAAGCCTTAGGATACCAAAAATGTGTTTTAGCTGGGCATGATTGGGGTGGTGCGATCGCTTGGGCTTTTGCTTATGCTCATCCCGAAATGGTAGAGCGATTAATTATCCTTAACCTACCTCATCCTGCCAAATTTGCCCAAGGCTTACGCACTCTTCCACAGTTGCAACGTAGTTACTATATCTTTCTCTTTCAACTACCCTTGTTACCAGAAATATTCTTACAATCTTCAGATTATCAAGCAATTGAAACAATTTTTAAAGGTACAGCAGTTAACAAGAGTGCTTTCACCAAAGCCAATATTGACGCCTACAAAGATGCTGCTGCCAAACGCGGTGCCCTGACAGCAATGTTGAACTATTACCGCAATATTTTTCAGCAGAGAATGCTAAATCCAAATTGGGGCGTTCTGGAAGTGCCAACACTGATGATTTGGGGAGAAAATGACACTGCACTCGGCAAGGAACTAACCTACAACACCGCAGCTTATGTCAGGGATTTTCAAATCAAGTACATTCCTAATTGTGGCCATTGGGTGCAGCAAGAACAGCCGGAATTGGTTAATCAGTATATGCGAGAATTTCTGAGGAATTAA
- a CDS encoding glycoside hydrolase family 10 protein encodes MSIIETRGIWLTTTDSKVLRTKQGIAEAMDFLAETGFNVVFPVVWNKAVTLYPSQIMRQTFGVEIDPLSVGRDPLEEVVVEARRVGLKVIPWFEYGFASSYNLNGGVLLQKKPEWTARDYNGNLLKKNGFEWLNAIDPQVQEFLLNLVLEVVKNYDVDGVQGDDRFPAFPSEGGYDEGTVSRYRQEFDRNPPQNPKDRQWLQWRADILTEFLARLYRKVKAVNPNLLVAIAPNIHDWAFQEYLQDSPAWLKRGIVDIIQPQIYRRDFGSYAAIVDKLVNQQFTDATLPKLAPGILMKLGSYSISPEYLVQAIEYNSQLGIQGEVFFFYEGLRENNNTLAKVLRNGPYAKSASFPTLSDLSTGSVSNKRTSSIWQRLLKKIF; translated from the coding sequence ATGAGCATAATAGAAACGCGTGGTATTTGGCTGACTACTACCGATAGTAAAGTTCTCAGGACAAAGCAAGGAATTGCTGAAGCGATGGATTTCCTGGCTGAGACAGGATTTAATGTGGTATTTCCCGTTGTTTGGAACAAGGCAGTAACTCTGTATCCTAGTCAAATAATGCGGCAGACTTTTGGAGTTGAAATTGACCCTTTATCTGTAGGTCGCGACCCCTTAGAAGAAGTAGTGGTTGAGGCGCGGCGAGTTGGCTTGAAAGTCATTCCTTGGTTTGAATACGGCTTTGCTAGTTCCTACAATTTGAATGGCGGTGTACTTTTACAGAAAAAACCGGAATGGACTGCGCGTGACTATAACGGTAACTTGCTGAAGAAAAACGGCTTTGAGTGGTTGAATGCCATCGACCCACAGGTGCAGGAATTCTTATTGAACTTGGTACTGGAAGTTGTGAAAAATTACGATGTGGATGGTGTTCAAGGTGACGATCGCTTCCCTGCATTTCCTTCTGAAGGTGGGTATGATGAGGGAACTGTCAGCCGCTATCGCCAGGAATTTGATCGCAATCCACCACAAAATCCCAAGGATAGGCAATGGTTACAGTGGCGTGCAGATATTCTCACTGAGTTTTTGGCGCGCCTCTATCGGAAGGTGAAAGCGGTGAATCCTAATTTGCTGGTAGCGATCGCACCTAATATCCATGATTGGGCATTCCAGGAATATCTGCAAGACTCACCCGCATGGCTGAAGCGGGGAATAGTTGACATAATTCAGCCACAGATTTATCGCCGTGACTTTGGGAGTTACGCTGCGATCGTTGATAAATTGGTAAACCAGCAGTTCACAGATGCGACGCTGCCCAAGTTAGCGCCGGGAATATTGATGAAGCTTGGCAGTTATTCTATTAGTCCAGAATATCTGGTGCAGGCAATTGAATACAATAGTCAACTTGGGATTCAAGGAGAGGTATTCTTTTTTTACGAAGGTTTGCGCGAGAATAACAATACCCTAGCTAAAGTTTTGCGAAATGGCCCCTATGCTAAGTCTGCATCATTTCCCACTCTGTCAGATTTGAGTACGGGTAGCGTGAGTAACAAGAGGACATCTTCTATTTGGCAACGGTTGTTAAAAAAGATTTTTTAA
- a CDS encoding DUF2358 domain-containing protein: MESQLSVERLIKTLKEDLPTLFKKDISYDIYTDDIYFKDPVNTFKYKFNYRIIFWTLRFHARLFFTQIYFDVHEVYQSAEDTILAKWTVRGVLRVPWKAGLLFNGYSTYKLNQDNLIYEHIDTWDRKPGEILKQFWQRGDMAN; encoded by the coding sequence GTGGAATCTCAATTATCGGTGGAACGGTTAATTAAAACTTTAAAAGAGGATTTACCAACACTTTTTAAAAAAGATATTTCTTATGACATTTATACAGATGATATTTACTTTAAAGACCCAGTAAATACATTCAAATACAAATTTAATTATCGCATTATATTTTGGACTTTGCGATTTCACGCTCGGCTATTTTTTACCCAAATTTACTTTGATGTACATGAGGTTTATCAGTCAGCCGAAGACACGATTTTAGCAAAGTGGACAGTGCGGGGAGTCTTGCGCGTTCCTTGGAAAGCTGGTTTGCTTTTTAATGGCTATTCAACGTATAAATTAAACCAAGATAATTTGATATACGAGCATATCGACACTTGGGATCGTAAACCAGGTGAGATTTTAAAGCAGTTTTGGCAAAGGGGAGATATGGCTAATTAG
- a CDS encoding DUF262 domain-containing protein, with protein sequence MAKDSPKVSLDALIPREAFEVQGQQSQIILNNIPMIQIRNLEQKDFFYPFLRKPDFQRETNEWDAQKICDFIESFLDGDLIPAVILWRSNSGYFFVIDGSHRLSALIAWINDDYGDKDISNKFYDAYITEEQKNAGQEVRTLIKNKIGSYQDYELSTQHLDKIDQKTLERARNLGSLGIQLQWVGGDASKAADSFFNINQKAAPISPTEMRLLKARNKPNGVAARAIMRSGNGHKYWSEFSQDKQDKIEKLAQEIHQLIFEPKLKNPIKTTDVPMVGNLSTSQKNEFILEFVNIVNNIEVENELELNDDSTGENTVKFLTNCQKLAQRINANDPSSLGLHPLVYFYTYDSRYRLGSFYGVVSLVLYLGKNKSYDKFIKCRKDFEFVIWQHDDIVPQIVSKSSAVKAREKVKDFYLTIVEKLTQGVDKKNVMKEIIAEKTFGSLKMKSRVNTSETQSKTFSRETKAAAFIRDALPKVQRCKICGGYLHSHSISIDHKTRKQDGGLGNLGNAQLTHLYCNTTFKN encoded by the coding sequence ATGGCAAAAGATAGCCCAAAAGTTAGCCTAGATGCACTTATACCTAGAGAAGCATTTGAGGTTCAAGGACAGCAATCTCAAATCATACTCAATAATATTCCTATGATACAAATTCGTAATTTAGAGCAAAAAGATTTTTTCTATCCATTTTTACGAAAACCCGATTTTCAACGAGAAACCAATGAGTGGGATGCTCAGAAAATATGTGATTTTATTGAAAGTTTTTTAGATGGTGATTTAATACCAGCTGTTATTCTTTGGAGAAGTAATAGTGGTTATTTTTTCGTAATTGATGGCTCACATAGGCTAAGTGCTTTAATCGCCTGGATAAATGATGATTATGGCGATAAAGATATTTCCAATAAATTTTATGATGCATACATAACAGAAGAACAAAAAAATGCTGGTCAGGAAGTTAGAACACTAATTAAGAATAAGATAGGCTCTTACCAGGATTATGAATTATCAACACAGCACCTAGACAAAATAGATCAAAAAACGCTTGAGAGAGCAAGAAATTTAGGTAGTTTGGGTATCCAACTTCAGTGGGTTGGTGGTGATGCATCTAAAGCAGCAGATTCATTTTTTAACATTAATCAAAAAGCAGCACCTATTAGTCCAACTGAAATGCGTTTATTAAAGGCTAGGAATAAACCTAATGGCGTTGCTGCTCGTGCAATTATGAGAAGTGGTAATGGTCATAAATATTGGTCAGAGTTCTCACAAGATAAACAAGACAAAATTGAAAAACTAGCTCAAGAAATACATCAACTGATTTTTGAGCCTAAGCTTAAAAATCCTATAAAAACTACAGATGTTCCAATGGTAGGAAATCTATCAACTTCACAGAAAAATGAATTTATCTTAGAATTTGTCAATATAGTTAACAATATAGAAGTAGAAAATGAACTTGAGTTGAATGATGATTCAACAGGAGAAAATACTGTAAAATTCTTAACTAATTGTCAAAAATTAGCCCAGAGAATAAATGCTAATGATCCTTCATCTCTTGGACTTCATCCGCTCGTATATTTCTATACTTATGATAGTCGATATAGACTAGGTTCATTTTATGGTGTTGTTAGCTTGGTATTATATTTAGGAAAAAATAAATCTTATGATAAATTTATAAAATGCAGGAAAGATTTTGAATTTGTGATTTGGCAACATGATGATATAGTTCCACAAATTGTAAGTAAAAGTAGTGCAGTCAAGGCACGAGAAAAGGTTAAAGATTTTTATTTGACAATAGTTGAAAAATTAACACAAGGTGTAGATAAAAAAAATGTTATGAAGGAAATCATAGCCGAAAAAACTTTTGGTTCCTTAAAAATGAAATCTAGAGTTAACACAAGTGAAACTCAAAGTAAAACTTTTTCACGAGAAACCAAAGCAGCAGCTTTTATCAGAGATGCTTTACCTAAAGTTCAAAGATGTAAAATATGTGGTGGCTATCTTCACAGTCACTCTATATCTATAGATCACAAAACAAGAAAACAAGATGGTGGCTTAGGTAATTTAGGTAATGCACAGTTAACTCACCTATACTGCAATACAACATTCAAAAATTAA
- the uvrA gene encoding excinuclease ABC subunit UvrA, translated as MSDQQLAASLNGHLPNPSHNSQNTIRIRGARQHNLKNIDLELPRDRLIVFTGVSGSGKSSLAFDTIFAEGQRRYVESLSAYARQFLGQLDKPDVEAIEGLSPAISIDQKSTSHNPRSTVGTVTEIYDYLRLLFGRAGEPHCPICDRCIAPQTIDEMCDRIMELPDRTRFQILAPVVRGKKGTHRKLLSSLASQGFVRVRINGEIRELSDSIELDKNFTHTIEVVIDRLVKKADIQERLVDSLSTCLKQSGGIAAIMVSLLGDDGQEKEEELVFSENFACPEHGAVMEELSPRLFSFNSPYGACPHCHGIGTLRRFAPDLIVPDWEAPVYAAIAPWSEKDNSYYLELLYSVGQIYGFELQTNWGKLTEEQQQILLYGEKDERAAEAQRKQSFKGAIPILQRQYEGGSELVKQKLEQYLIDQPCEICKGKRLKPEALAVKLGQYGILELTTVSIRDCRERIEQFKLSDRQLQIADLVLREIKARLQFLLDVGLDYLTLDRPAMTLSGGEAQRIRLATQIGSGLTGVLYVLDEPSIGLHQRDNGRLLKTLTKLRDLGNTLIVVEHDEETIRAANHIVDIGPGAGIHGGNIIAQGDFEALLAAEDSLTGAYLSGRRVINTPAERREGNGRSLGIKNAHRNNLQNIDVDIPLGKLVSITGVSGSGKSTLINELLYPSLQHHLTKKVPLPRHLDKIQGLNAIDKAIVIDQSPIGRTPRSNPATYTGIFDAIRDVFSQTVEAKARGYKPGQFSFNVKGGRCEACSGQGVNVIEMNFLPDVYVQCEICKGARYNRETLQVKYKDKSISDVLRMTVEESLDFFQNIPKAIARLQTLFDVGLGYVQLGQPATTLSGGEAQRVKLATELSRRATGKTLYLIDEPTTGLSFYDVHKLLDVLQRLVDKGNSILVIEHNLDVIRCSDWVIDLGPEGGDKGGELIAVGTPEEVAKNPRSYTGQYLKQVLKQYPAVKS; from the coding sequence ATGTCAGACCAACAGCTAGCAGCATCCTTGAATGGACATCTCCCCAACCCCAGCCACAACAGCCAGAATACCATTCGGATTCGGGGTGCTAGGCAGCATAATCTGAAAAATATTGACTTGGAATTGCCACGCGATCGCCTAATCGTCTTCACTGGCGTTTCTGGTTCTGGTAAGTCTTCCCTAGCCTTTGATACGATTTTCGCTGAAGGGCAACGTCGCTATGTAGAATCCCTCAGCGCCTACGCCCGGCAATTTCTCGGACAACTGGATAAACCGGATGTGGAAGCCATTGAAGGCTTAAGTCCAGCGATTTCCATTGACCAAAAGTCAACGTCTCATAACCCCCGTTCCACTGTGGGTACGGTGACAGAGATTTACGACTATTTGCGGCTCTTATTTGGTCGGGCTGGTGAACCCCATTGTCCGATATGCGATCGCTGTATTGCACCCCAGACAATCGATGAGATGTGCGATCGCATCATGGAATTACCAGATCGCACCCGCTTCCAAATTCTTGCACCCGTTGTCCGGGGGAAAAAAGGCACACACCGGAAGCTTTTGTCAAGTCTTGCTTCTCAAGGTTTTGTCCGCGTGCGAATCAATGGCGAGATCCGCGAACTGTCAGATTCCATTGAATTGGATAAAAACTTTACCCACACCATCGAAGTGGTAATTGACCGCTTGGTGAAAAAAGCTGATATTCAGGAGCGTTTGGTTGATTCCCTGTCTACGTGTCTCAAGCAATCGGGTGGGATTGCGGCCATTATGGTGAGTCTACTTGGTGACGATGGACAAGAAAAAGAAGAAGAATTAGTATTTTCGGAAAACTTTGCCTGTCCAGAACATGGCGCGGTAATGGAAGAATTATCGCCGCGATTGTTCTCCTTTAACTCGCCTTATGGTGCTTGTCCGCACTGTCATGGTATCGGGACTTTAAGGAGATTTGCGCCAGACTTGATCGTACCTGACTGGGAAGCACCAGTTTATGCTGCGATCGCGCCTTGGTCAGAAAAAGATAATTCTTATTATCTGGAATTACTCTACAGCGTAGGACAGATTTATGGGTTTGAGTTACAGACAAATTGGGGCAAGCTAACAGAAGAACAGCAGCAAATTCTTTTGTATGGCGAGAAAGATGAACGAGCCGCAGAAGCACAAAGAAAGCAGAGTTTTAAAGGTGCTATTCCAATTTTGCAACGGCAATATGAGGGTGGTTCGGAATTAGTTAAGCAAAAATTAGAACAGTATTTAATCGATCAGCCGTGTGAAATTTGCAAGGGAAAACGGTTAAAACCGGAAGCCTTGGCGGTGAAGTTGGGACAATATGGAATTTTAGAATTGACTACCGTATCAATTCGAGATTGTCGGGAGAGAATTGAGCAATTTAAGTTGAGCGATCGCCAATTGCAAATTGCTGATTTAGTTCTCCGAGAAATCAAAGCTAGATTGCAATTTTTGTTAGATGTAGGTTTAGATTATCTCACCCTTGATCGTCCCGCCATGACTCTTTCTGGTGGCGAAGCCCAACGAATTCGTCTAGCAACGCAAATTGGTTCTGGATTAACGGGAGTTCTCTACGTTTTAGATGAACCGAGTATTGGTTTGCATCAACGAGATAATGGCAGGTTACTTAAAACCCTAACAAAATTGCGCGATTTGGGTAATACATTAATTGTCGTTGAACACGATGAAGAAACAATTCGTGCAGCTAACCACATTGTTGATATTGGCCCTGGTGCAGGAATCCACGGCGGAAATATTATCGCCCAAGGTGATTTTGAGGCATTATTAGCAGCAGAAGATTCCTTGACGGGTGCATATTTATCAGGAAGGCGAGTAATTAACACACCAGCAGAACGCCGAGAAGGAAATGGGCGCAGTTTGGGAATTAAAAATGCCCATCGCAACAATTTACAAAATATAGATGTAGACATTCCACTAGGTAAACTTGTCTCTATCACTGGTGTATCTGGTTCTGGCAAATCTACCCTGATTAATGAATTACTGTATCCATCTCTGCAACACCATTTAACTAAGAAAGTTCCCTTACCAAGACATTTGGATAAAATTCAGGGATTGAATGCGATTGATAAAGCGATCGTTATCGATCAATCCCCAATTGGACGCACGCCACGTTCCAACCCTGCTACTTACACAGGAATTTTCGATGCGATTCGAGATGTATTTTCCCAAACAGTAGAAGCCAAAGCCAGAGGTTACAAACCTGGACAATTTTCCTTCAACGTTAAAGGTGGACGTTGCGAAGCTTGTAGCGGACAGGGTGTGAATGTGATTGAAATGAACTTCCTCCCTGATGTTTACGTGCAATGCGAAATCTGTAAAGGTGCAAGATACAACCGCGAAACTTTACAGGTGAAGTACAAAGATAAGTCAATTTCTGATGTACTGAGAATGACAGTTGAGGAGAGTTTAGACTTTTTCCAGAATATACCCAAAGCGATCGCGCGTTTGCAAACTTTATTTGATGTCGGGTTGGGTTATGTCCAACTAGGACAACCTGCGACTACCTTATCTGGTGGTGAAGCGCAACGGGTAAAATTGGCAACAGAACTATCTCGACGCGCCACAGGTAAGACACTTTATTTAATCGATGAACCGACAACAGGGTTATCTTTTTATGATGTCCACAAATTGTTAGATGTGTTGCAAAGATTGGTGGATAAAGGCAATTCAATTTTAGTAATTGAACACAACTTAGATGTAATTCGTTGTTCTGATTGGGTGATAGATTTGGGGCCAGAAGGTGGCGACAAAGGCGGAGAATTGATTGCTGTAGGGACACCAGAGGAAGTTGCAAAAAATCCCAGGTCTTATACTGGGCAATATTTAAAGCAGGTCTTGAAGCAGTATCCGGCGGTGAAATCTTAG
- the tsaB gene encoding tRNA (adenosine(37)-N6)-threonylcarbamoyltransferase complex dimerization subunit type 1 TsaB, with translation MTTELEGFVINKYALALHTTTPELGLAISDFAGETRSQVWNLGRDLSSLVHQYLIEFVKPQTWADLSFIAVAKGPGGFTGTRIGVVIARTLGQQLDIPVFAISTLAAIAWSEAGKSQNPKTIAVEMPAQRGQIFAGIYEFESDVSKLRVCLSDRVLTPEAWQETLASWNTNYQLIQAQSGLAATVTSILELANLDWQEGKYPNWSEALPYYGQHPVEV, from the coding sequence TTGACAACGGAACTAGAAGGCTTTGTAATAAATAAATACGCTTTAGCACTACACACCACCACACCTGAATTAGGTTTGGCAATTAGTGATTTTGCTGGTGAAACTCGCTCTCAAGTTTGGAATTTAGGGCGTGATTTATCTAGCTTAGTGCATCAATATTTGATTGAATTTGTCAAACCGCAAACTTGGGCAGATTTGTCCTTTATTGCAGTTGCAAAAGGGCCTGGTGGTTTCACAGGCACTCGGATTGGTGTTGTTATTGCTCGGACTTTGGGGCAACAATTAGATATTCCTGTATTTGCGATTTCAACTTTGGCTGCGATCGCTTGGTCAGAAGCAGGCAAAAGTCAAAATCCAAAAACTATTGCTGTGGAAATGCCAGCACAACGAGGTCAAATTTTTGCTGGTATTTATGAGTTTGAATCAGATGTTTCTAAACTAAGAGTGTGTTTATCAGATAGAGTCTTAACACCAGAAGCATGGCAAGAAACTTTAGCGAGTTGGAACACTAATTACCAGTTGATTCAAGCCCAATCTGGGTTAGCAGCGACGGTGACAAGTATTTTAGAATTAGCTAATCTTGATTGGCAAGAGGGCAAATATCCTAATTGGTCAGAGGCTTTGCCATATTACGGGCAGCATCCAGTAGAAGTTTAA